From one Nocardioides yefusunii genomic stretch:
- a CDS encoding DsbA family protein → MTETSAAPSAVSADQTARDTAGFWFDPLCPFAWITSRWILEVEKVRDVDVEWNVMSLAYLNKDKDIPQTYRDMLEPAWGPVRVCIAAEQRHGKSVLAGLYTAFGELIHHEKQPISRDLIATAVERAGLEADLVDAMDDAGLDEAVAASHHRGMDQVGDDVGTPTISVNGVAFFGPVLNAIPKGEDAGELWDGVVTVAKFPSFFELKRSRTGGLDFS, encoded by the coding sequence GTGACTGAGACCTCTGCTGCCCCCTCTGCCGTGTCCGCTGACCAGACCGCCCGCGACACCGCCGGTTTCTGGTTCGACCCGCTGTGCCCGTTCGCGTGGATCACCTCGCGCTGGATCCTCGAGGTCGAGAAGGTCCGTGACGTCGACGTCGAGTGGAACGTCATGTCGCTGGCCTACCTCAACAAGGACAAGGACATCCCGCAGACCTACCGCGACATGCTCGAGCCCGCCTGGGGCCCGGTGCGCGTCTGCATCGCCGCCGAGCAGCGCCACGGCAAGAGCGTCCTCGCCGGCCTGTACACCGCGTTCGGCGAGTTGATCCACCACGAGAAGCAGCCGATCAGCCGCGACCTGATCGCCACCGCCGTCGAGCGTGCCGGTCTGGAGGCCGACCTCGTCGACGCGATGGACGACGCAGGTCTGGACGAGGCCGTCGCCGCCTCGCACCACCGCGGCATGGACCAGGTCGGTGACGACGTCGGCACCCCCACCATCTCCGTCAACGGCGTCGCGTTCTTCGGTCCTGTCCTCAACGCAATCCCCAAGGGCGAGGACGCCGGAGAGCTGTGGGACGGCGTCGTCACGGTGGCGAAGTTCCCCAGCTTCTTCGAGCTCAAGCGCTCGCGCACCGGAGGCCTCGACTTCTCCTGA